The DNA region ACTCTGGCCAGAGTAATTTGATCTCAAATCCATACTAATAACAGCATCAACAAACCCAACAGGCGGCGCATAACCATGATGTCGAACATAATGCAACACCATAGAAGGCGAAGCATACCAACCCTTATCAAATGGAATCCATACCTCCGATGCTCCCAATAATATTTCCATATCTTTAATTTTTTCAAAAACAACATCTAAACCACATATCTCACAAGGGTGCACTCCCCTTATCTTATTAACATGAACCTGACAACAATCAGATCCATTAATCAAAATGGCTAATTTTTCAATAAAACAATCAGAAACACCACCTAAATTGTATTCATGATCCAAATCCAACCATCCAATATTAAAAACATTATCAAAAGGAACACTTCTAAAATAAGAATAATTAGTCAAATCAGCAAAATACATAAACTCACCTTGATTTAAATTCCGTACAAGCAGCCCATTGCACACAACCAATATTCTTTTGAAGCAATTGTATCAATGGAGTCTTAAACTCAACAGAAATGGAATTCTGATAAATATTAAGCGCAGGCAGCGTTGGCGCAGTCAGCGTATAATTTGGTATCTGAGATCCTGGTAAATAAGTTGCCATACCATTAATATCACTCGCAATACGCTCATCACTCCTTGCTAATTTCGAAAGCCCCTCCCAATCCCCTCGCTCCATGTACTGACCAGTTCGCTCAGTTATGCGAATCCCGTCACGAGGAGGTGTAATGGCAGTACCTTGTGGCACTATGATCTTGCCATCATATGGAGTTGAATAGCCATGCCCCACAAAGGCTGTGCCAGTTCCACCTGGTATAACTTTTGCTGCAAACTGATGACCCTCACTACTGCCCAAGAAGGATCTTTCAATCCCTCCATTCGTCCCAACCCTCGGCCCCTTGCCAGCCGCCAGTATCACATCCCGCTCCGCCGCTGTCAGGCCCAGGCCCGCCACCGGTTGCTTCACCGTCACCGGCACCGTTTCATACGGGGCCGGACTCTTCACCACGACTGGTTCGCCACCTGCGTTTCTAGTATAGAGGCTGCTTTCCGCCACGGTGTGGCTCGGCAGCGATCGGCCCGCCGTGGGTTGTGGTTCGTTGATCGGGCCTGGGCCACTTACAACCGGCTCACTCCCTGCCCGTACCTCTTTAGTTCTGGTGCCTGCCGCCAAAGCCCCACCTGCCAAACCACTCAGTACTCCGGTTGCAGCCTGGAGGGTGTGGAGATGTTCGTCGCGGTTCCATTCCGCTATCGGCACGCTGGCATTGAATGATCGCCAATTCTGCTCCAAAGCCCCTTTAGCGCGGTTCAAGGCTGCGTTGATGCTCACGCCTTGTGCCACATAGTCAGACTGGCTGATCAGGTCTTTTTCCCGGTCGTGTTGCAGTTGGGCCAGGCCTTTTTCCAACTGTGCGATGTCTTGACCGATTACATCGCGTTCCTTGCGGCATTCGCTGGCGGTCTTGCAGACTTCCGCTTGTTGTTGTTGTGCCCTATCCAGTTGCCGATATTCAGTATCGATGCGCTTGCGACAGGCTTGGTCACCTGCAGCGCATTCCTGTTTCTTACGTGCTTCACGTTGTTCAATCTGCTGGTGCTTGAGGTAGTTGTTCTCCACCGCGTTCTGGCTGGCCAGGGCGCTGGCCATGCCGTTGAGGCCACTCTGGCTGGCCACTGCCGCACTCAGCAGCTGGGTCGCCGCGCTGAACAGGCCTGCGTGCTTGATCTGGCCATTGGCGTCTTTCTCAAAGGCTTGGTCCAGTACCTGGGGTAGCGCTTCGCCCAGTGCACCACCGACTGCGCCAGCCTGCCAACCGCTGCCGGTCAGGAGGGTCAGGGTGGCACCCAGTCCGGCGTGCGCCAGGTATTTCAGGGGGTCGTCTTTGGCGAAGTGGTCGCCTATCCAGTTCGAGGCTTTCGCCAGGTAGGGACGTGCTTCTTCTTGGGCCACCCGCTGGAATTCCAGTTGGTTGTCCACTTGGTGTTTGTCAAAGATCTTGTCCAGTCGGCCTGCGGTGTCATGGGTGTCACGCTTGAGTTGGCTCAGGTCTTGTTGTTGCCGGTTCGGGTCGCGCAGCTCCAGCTGGCCGGCGCTGATCGCGGACTGGGTGGTGCTGCTGCGGCTGTCACTGGTGAAGCCCAGTGTCATGCCACCGCTACCCAATTAATCCGGAAACTTACAATCATCCGTCCAATTCCAACCAGTTCTCTCAACGATATAATCTTCAAAATTACAAGATGCAACTACGTACTCAAATTTGCGCCTAAGGGAAATAATAAAATTAGCCAATCCATACTTAAAATCATAGGAATCGAATTCAGATTCAAAATCATCTCCAATTTCTATATAGTACCTTGCCTCAGTAGGATCTTCTTTCATTCCTACAGCTAAATTTCCATTATTATTTTCATTATCATAAGCAGCAAAATCCAAACTCACAAAACACTTCAACCCTTCAAAGCAATTTTCAATATTTTCCTCCATAAATAATTTCAAATCATGCATAGAATAAACCGTATCAACATACACTTTACAATAACTCATTAATTTCCTCCAAATTCAAAATCATAGGAAAGTTTTGTTTGTGGCCCATTATCAAAAACCCCACCACTTCTTATGATAGATATTTGAATCTTATCTTTTGGCATATCCAAATCACTCGCAATTTCATTCCTCAACCCTCTCAAACCAGATTCACCAGTCTGAATACGACCAT from Chitinivorax tropicus includes:
- a CDS encoding putative adhesin; translation: MTLGFTSDSRSSTTQSAISAGQLELRDPNRQQQDLSQLKRDTHDTAGRLDKIFDKHQVDNQLEFQRVAQEEARPYLAKASNWIGDHFAKDDPLKYLAHAGLGATLTLLTGSGWQAGAVGGALGEALPQVLDQAFEKDANGQIKHAGLFSAATQLLSAAVASQSGLNGMASALASQNAVENNYLKHQQIEQREARKKQECAAGDQACRKRIDTEYRQLDRAQQQQAEVCKTASECRKERDVIGQDIAQLEKGLAQLQHDREKDLISQSDYVAQGVSINAALNRAKGALEQNWRSFNASVPIAEWNRDEHLHTLQAATGVLSGLAGGALAAGTRTKEVRAGSEPVVSGPGPINEPQPTAGRSLPSHTVAESSLYTRNAGGEPVVVKSPAPYETVPVTVKQPVAGLGLTAAERDVILAAGKGPRVGTNGGIERSFLGSSEGHQFAAKVIPGGTGTAFVGHGYSTPYDGKIIVPQGTAITPPRDGIRITERTGQYMERGDWEGLSKLARSDERIASDINGMATYLPGSQIPNYTLTAPTLPALNIYQNSISVEFKTPLIQLLQKNIGCVQWAACTEFKSR